The sequence AGATTGGAGGTTTTGCAAGGTCAATTATATTTCTCGTGTTTTTAAGACAAGTTAGAACTATCCTAATTAATTCAACTCTTTGATTTGAGACTTACAGATACGTTATTCGAGTCCACAAGTAAGATCGTCTTTAGCATCGCATACATGACACGGTTTTTGGCGAAAGGAAttcctacatagctaaaaggaaaaTTTAGCTTTTACTCACCGAAACATTGATCATTCCAATATCTAGTAATCGCAAAAAATGTGCAAACGAAATGGTCTTCCATAATTCAGACTCAATCGAGTCAAGCATGAGACACAGCCTTACTGTTAAGGCCACAATACGTATCCGGTAAGTTATAAttaggtggtggaattaaacggaatagtactaactcgtcttatgacaaataaagACATTTAACTAAAAAACTTCAAATTATTTCCTATGATTTGtaaatagaaaattatttagtcATTTTTTATAATACCCGatgattcgaaattttcttcCCTACTCCGAATGCTGGAAGCTTTCTTTTGACCTCATTCATTAATTTCTGTACAATAGCTTTTCTTATTTGTTTGGTCAATTTGATCAGCCTTTCCATTTAGACTCAGCCAGATGAACTTTCAGttcatttttgaattttctttgagaTTCTTACGATTTCGGcttagaaaatttcaaattcttcAATCAAttgaagttcctttagaacCTGTTGGATGCATATCTTCTGACTGATACAAGAAGCCTCGTGCTATTGCGATAAAGGGTCCCGTACCGACGAACAAACTTCTTGTACCGTAATCCGGAGGaacattgatcagtttcaccattttcaagaaatgaataaaatattgttTCGTGGTATCACAATTACTTATTACTTATTAGGTGTCTTAagcttgactaaatttgctgcaGAATGATATAaccttcggatgaatttgcatttatttttcgtcaacatttgaacaataaaatcaacattaatttttaaactttgGCAGCTTGCTGTGAGTTTTGAGCACTCAAAACAGGTATAATAACAAAAGAATTAAGCTCGTACCTATAGTTATGTCataagaaaatttatttgctTGGTTAATCCATAGTTTTTGCTTTGAAATTGTAGCGGAAATCAAAGTGGACTGTATCGAACAATACGGCTCAATCGGAGGAAAAATAAAACGCGACCATCCGCTTGAGCTTTACAAGTAATAACTAACTTTATTGAATATgtgtgagtgacattttgtgtAACACTGAaagaaattaaatatttatttgcgAAACATCCTCCGCCGTTGAAATAACTAGAATTCAAGATTCGTTTGGTCGGTCTTCCTCTGCATCCAAAGGCAGCACACATATGTATTTCCCAGAACGCTTGATGATGGAGTTCTTCGTTTGCAAACTGACCACTCTAGTATGGCCGTCTGCGCCCTTGTTTAGCTCAGTTATGCGAGCGAGGCTCCATTGTAATGGAGGAAGGTTATCGTCGGCAACAAGGACAAGGGCTCCAATCTTAAAGTTTGTGGTCCTGAAGTCACGTTGACGTCGCTGCAACTCGTGTAGGTAATCGACAGACCAGGTTTGCCAAAATCTTTCTCTCATTTCTTGCAACATTTACCACCGAGATAGTCGTCCTTGCTTAATATTTCCATACGAAGGTTCGGCAATCGCTTGAAATTCACGCCCAATCAAAAAATGAGCTGGAGTAATCGCCGTTAAATCGTTCGGGTCGTCTGAGGATGGCGTCAAAGGCCTCGAGTTTAACGTAGCTTCAATTTGGCAAAGAACCGTACTGAGCTCCTCGTACGATAATTTATGTGCAGCTAGAATAGGTCGCAAATGGTGCTTGACTGACTTCACCCCTGCCTCCCACAGTCCACCAAAATGAGGACTGCGAGGTGGGATGAAAGACCACTCGATGCCACGCTGTGTGCAAAACGCGTTCAATTTCTTCTGGTGCATTTCCGATTTGAACGTGGTGGCCAGTCTCTCCAACTCCGTGTTTGCACCAACAAAATTGGTGGCATTATCGGAGACGATCTTCTCTGGTATCCCTCGACGGCTGACGAAACGCTGTAATGCTCCTATGAAAGCATCAGTAGACAAATTGAATACTGCTTCCAAGTGAAGTGCTCGAGTCGCCATGCATACGAAAACGCATACATATCCCTTGGTTATCGTTGGCTTTCTGATGGACGCAGACGACTTCACAGTAAATGGTCCAGCGAAATCGACACCAACGACAGCAAACGGAAAAGATCTCTGCACACGGTACTCTGGCAGATCACCCATCAATTGTGTTGATCGCTTTGGACGCATGCGGTAGCAGACTGTACACTTATGCACAACATTTCGAATAACATCCTTCACCCGAAGGGGCCAAAACTGTTGACGCACTACTCCAAGCAAGCCACATTGACCGAGATGCAAAATACTTTTGTGCAGAAAACGAATTATTGCAGTCGTCACTGGATGTTTGGATGGCATTaggtattgatgtttgctaccaTAAGGGATGCAAGCCTTACTAATCCTTCCTCCTACTCGTAGTGTTTCATCATTCTCGTCCACGAACAGGTTCAAACATTTCAATGGCAGTTTAAACCCTCTTCTCTCCTTCAGCGCTAGGATTTCGGTAGAGAAACACTCTTGTTGTACCAGTCTaaggtgcctgccagagtagacgcgtctacgcgacgcggcgcgaaaattgcacacaaaggaataacaatcaataataaggagctgtcaaatcgtatggacgcttcgcttcgcttcgcacttcgcgtctactctggccgcaccctAACAATCAATGATAATGCCCTTTTCATTTCATCAGCTGTCAGAAGCCCCTTTGTCAACACTCTTTTACCGCTTCGGATGTAATCGGTGAATCGAATCACGTAGGCCATGGATCTTTGGATAATTGTGAAACGACTGACGTTGTCGAAAAGCTTCAATCGTTCTTTGGTAGTGCAGACAATAAGCGTTGTTTGTTTGAGCTCCGGTAAATTTTCATCAGCGATTGGCAGAAAAGATGGAATACGAGGGTTTTCACGATGCAGAACTGGCGGACCATTCCACCACAAGCTTTGATGTAGTAGGAGATTGGGTTGCACTCCTCTCGAGATTAGGTCTGCCGGGTTCGATTTGGATGGAATATATCGCCACTCGAAATCTTCCGTTGAGGTTCGTATTTCTCTGACACGATTACCCACGTAAACATGCAGAACGTCAGGTGTTTTAGCGATCCAACATAACATAATTTGTGAATCGCTCCACAGCACCACCTTCGAAAACTTCACCTCCAATGCCTTTAACAATTTCACCGTGAGCCTAGACAGTAGTAGAACTGCTTGTAGTTCGGCTCTTGTGGTAGTAATTTCCTTTTTCTCTTccttttttggcaaaattcgTGATTTACTACATATCAGTTCCATTACAGCGCTACCGTCGTCCAGGATTGATCTCGCGTACAGGCAGGCGCCGTAGGCCAGGTCCGACGCGTCTGCAAATCCATGCAGTTCCGTAGATATACGTTGCTCAGCGAACAGCCATCTGGGAATGCGAAAGACATTGAGATGTTGCAACTTCGATCGAAACTCCATCCAAAGAGCGATCATGGCCTCCGGAAGTGGATCATCCCAGCGCAAGTCCAAAAGCCAAAGCTCCCTCATTATGAGCTTTGCTGCCGTAATCACTGGTCCAAGAAATCCAAGAGGATCAAATATACGCGAAATCTCACTCAGAATCACTCTTTTTGTAAAACTGGCACTTTGACTCGGATTCATCGTAGGAATGCAAATCGTGAAACTGTCACTTTTAGGGTTCCAAGCAATGCCCAGTGTTTTCATGACGAGGTTAACGTCTGGATCATCAATCTCACTTATATTTACTTGTtgacagggaatcaatttttctgaaatacgctagcgaaacaagcgacaaaagagaaccaacgacaaagctttgtttttgtcggagataataatgacaaagatccgaaaaattttgtcagcaacaaaaaagaagacaatcttgttgctaatttttcatcccgttattttgcattatttcgagagaaaatttcggttttatgctatcatagtttctgcttttatggaaatattcgagaatccaacaatgattacaatattagcatcatattctcggaaatatcagagcatccGAGGCAAATGATTATTGTCATATTgcgttcgggttctgataaaggtcgctaggtgcgtttgtcagtaacaaactctgttgacgacaaagggtatattgttaggcgttgcctgaatattgattccctgcttgTTGATGTTCAGGAACCACTTTCACGAGCTCGTTCGAGTTGGAGCAAATCTTATGAGCGTTGAATCCGCCAGCCTTTAATAGTCCAAGCACTTGTCGAAGCAAGTCAGCACTTTCCTCCAGGGTGTCTGCTCCCGTCAGCATGTCGTCGATATAAAACGTCTTCTTGACCGCCTCCGCCGCTAGCGGAAACTTGGCACCGTCGTCTTCGGCAAGCTGCCGAAGTGCCATCGTTGCAAGGAAGGGTGATGATGCAAGACCGTATGTTACCGTCTGTAATGCATACGTTTTCAGTGGTTGGTCCCGGTTTTCTCTCCAAACAATTCTTTGGAAACTGGTGTCATCGTTATGTACGTACACTTGTCTATACATTTTAGGTATATCCGCGCTTATAGCGTATCGATGGGATCGAAATTGTAACAGTATGGAGATGAAGTCATTCTGAACAGTCGGACCGACCATCATCGCTTGATTGATTGACACACCACTAGACGACTCCGCTGAACCATCGAACACAACTCGCAGTTTTGTTGTGGTGGTAGATGGCTTCAAGACACAATGGTGCGGCAGGTAGAATGTATCCGAAGCGTCTTCGTCTGCCTCTGGAATCACTTCGACCATATGACCTAGCTCCTCGTATTCTCGAATGAAAGCAGCATATTGTGCCTTCAATAATGGATCTCTATCCAAACGTCGCTCAACTGCTAGGAAACGCTTCTCCGCCATGGAGCGCGATTCTCCAATTTGTGTCTTCAGGTCGTTGAACGGCAAACGCACTACATATCTACCATCTTCGTTCCGTTTGTACGTCTCCATGAAATGAGACACACATATATCATCGGATGAGCCTTCTCTAGCTACGCAATCATCGTACGAATCAAAATGCCAAAATCTCTGCAGTAACTTGCCGACGTCGTCTTCGGTAACCATCATACACAGAGCACGACCAACGTTGGTGTGAGTGGTCGGCACTACCCCGCTGACTAACCAGCCGAGATGCGTTTTTTGTACAGCTGGTAAATAATCCTCCAGATCAAGTTGACCATGTTTCAGCAATTTGAAGCACAGTCCGGAACCAATCAGGATATTCACCGGACCCGGTACATTGAAAGTTGGATCTGCCAACTCAAGTCCATCCGGAAAATTCAATTGTTGTGCGTCGAAACTAGACATCGGCCGGTTATCTTCTTCACCACCAATAGCTCCAAACAAGGCGATTCATAGCTGCTCACTCTGGACTTCAATCGGCAATGCACCTTGTACTGGATTACCAGTTCGTTTCCTCCAATTCCGGCAATTTTGTAGTTCGTACGTGGCAAAATCTTCGGTGATAAAATGTTTGTGTGATGCTGAATCAAGTACAGCACGACATGAAATTTGCTTCTTCCCAGCTCCACAAACCAGGACCACTGCGGTTGCCAGCAATGTATCTTGTTAAGTTTTGACGCTCGTGCAAAGCACCGTTCCACCTACGTTCCCTTCCGTTGATTGACTCGAAGTGGTAGTAGATTCAGCAAGTGATTCCGGAACCTCCTTCTTCGCAGCACTAGTAGGCTTCAACGAATGCGTTTCCTTTAACGAGTGATCTTTATGCAAATATGTGTGGTGCCGACTGCTGCACACCTTACACGAATGCTCGGATGAACATCGTGACGTGACGTGACCTTTTTCCAGACAGTTGAAGCAAGATCCACTTTTACGAAGCGGCAGATAATTGTCACTAAGGCTTGCCTTTTTAAACTGCTCACACTTCCACAGCTCATGGTCAGATTTGCAATGCGAGCACTTTCCTGAAGTTGCCACCAAACTTTGGACTCTCGATTCGGCTTTCCCAGTAGTCCGCACAGATTTCACCGCTTCCGCAGTTGTCTTACTGCATCGACTTATTTTCTCGTATACTCGGCACCGTTCCTTTAGAAACTCCATGGTCGAGTCGTAATCCTGCAGATCTTCATGTCCCTTGTTCAATTCCCATGCTTTGCGTGTTTCCAAGTCCATCTTTTTCGACAGCACGTTCAACAACATCATCTCTCCTAAACCGTCTACAGGCAATTGCAAATTCTTCAAACCGTCGACGTTCTTAGAGCAGGTGTCGATGATCTTCCGCAAACCTACTGCGCTATCCTTATTCATCGAAGGCAGGTTGAATATTGCATCAATGTGCTTGTCGATAATTACCTGATTATCCTCGTACCTCTCACGCAATGTGTCCCAAGCCGCCTGGTAGtcattattatttataatatcTTGATCAATGACTCCTGCTGCCGATCCTATTAAAGCATTCCGTAGGTGATAGAGCTTGATCGCTGGCGACTCATGCTGGTATCTACCCATCACATTTTCGAACATGTTCTTGAAGGCGAACCAGTTTTCATAGTTACCATCAAACGTCGGCAATGGAGCTTTTAACGGTGGGACATACGGCAAACAACCCTGCTGATTCGCAACCGGTGCAGCTTCTGCCTTGACCGCCACTTCCAAAAGCGTCGTAAGCTTCACGAAGATTCTGCTGTAAAGCGCTTCGAATTCAATGAACTTCATCTCTTCTTCACATCGCACTTCATCCGGAATGGAAATCTCATACAGTTGATTCTGGAAGTAGTTGTAATCCGCGTATGccgtctccagaagtttctgctGCAGGTGAAGGAaatgtttgttttctgcattcTCGGGACTCGCTTCGAGAGCGCCTTGCACACGAATTAACCTCATTTTAGTCGATTCTTTTTTCAATAACAACACTCTTAATTCTTCTTCGATTTTTCTGCGTTcttctttttgtttttgtcggcTTATTTGTTCACCTATCGAAACACCCGCGGCGGAATCTTGTACTTCGTCACTCTCGaccggtgtattttttcggttTTTCGCGTTCTTCGCCATTTTGTTACGCACGCACACGAACGTTCTCAAGCATAAGAGACTATGCCCTAACCAGTCACTGCCGTTGCAAGATGGCGTCAGTCGGACTCAGTGCAATCACTGTCGAATTCTCGAATTCGCGCAATCCACGCTAGGAGAGGCGATCACTTTCACTTATTCGCGAATGTCCACCACATCCGGCTCGACACGGACCAAAAATGTAGCGGAAATCAAAGTGGACTGTATCGAACAATACGGCTCAATCGGAGGAAAAATAAAACGCGACCATCCGCTTGAGCTTTACAAGTAATAACTAACTTTATTGAATATgtgtgagtgacattttgtgtAACACTGAaagaaattaaatatttatttgcgaaacagaaattttgatatatctaggaacttttttcaaatgggcgtacatgattttggccttgatttttggaacggcgaCTGTGCTCTTCAATTATACTATTTTGGTGAACTTATGTACCtaacagaaagaatagattccgatctatctggtagtaacgTTTGTTAAACGAAATGTGCTGAATTGAGAGAATACCaaccgtttcaaatttcaaggtcaactacagttacgcctatttgaaaaaagttcctagatatattgttgaaaaacaAGATAATTCCAATAGCGGTGATGATGTCTTTCTCCAAACAATCGATGTGCATCGCTTCAGCGTAAGAGATTAACTATAATTGCCTTCCTTAAGGCGTTTATGTACGCTTTCTCtatagataaatgattgatcaaagttaccccaaattgaagAATCAAGAAACtcgacaaaaaacatttttaaaacaagtttaaaattatcaaataatcaagaacatcAGCTTTATACGTTCTACATGTGGCAGTACtcgttttgaaaatatgaaaaaagttatgatttcaCTCACgggggaaatatttacaaaacaattaaaaaaatgatcaatgttcccccggattacggtactctGCATTAAAGATTAGAACCAGCATTATAGCGCAATCGtaaatagcatagcatataACCCTTGCACAAATCGTAGATGGAATTGCAGAGATAAGCAGAACCACGGTCATTGTAAATCTGCCACAATCTACAATTAAGTGGACCCGATTTTTATAATAGTCCTATCATTTGCTTAAGAAAGCGCTTGGAGCCGAGACAGCTTTCACAGATAAAGGAGAAGggccagtaccaggcgggttttatgggcgaacgctccaccacggaccaggtgttcgccattcgccaagtactgcagaaatgccgcgaatacaacgtgcccacgcatcatctattcatcgacttcaaagccgcatatggtacaaacgatcgggaccagctatggcagctaatgcacgaacacggatttccggataaactgacacggttgatcaaagcgacgatgggtCGGATGATgtgtgtagttcgagtttcaggggcattctcgagtcccttcgaaacgcacagagggttacggcaaggtgatggtttttcgtgtctgctattcaacatcgctttggaaagggtaatacgaagagcagggattaacacgagtggtaccaTTTTCAAtgagtccgtccagctatttgactTCGCCGATGACATATGGCACGTAATtgtgagaagatggaggaaacctatatcagactgaaaagggaagatAAACGGATCggagtcattaacacgtcgaagacgaagtacgtaataggaagaggttcaagagaagacaatgtgagccacccaccacgaatttgcatcggtggtgacgaaattgaggtggcagaagaatttgtgtacttgggctcactggtaactGCCGAGAATTATACCAAGAGAGAagttcggagacgcatagtcactggaaatcgtacgttctttgcactccgcaagacgcttcgatcgaatagagttccccgccgtaccaaactgaccggtagtcctctacggacacgagacctggacgatgctcgtggaagaccaacgcgtactttgagttttcgaaaggcgagtgctgcgtaccatctatgttcgggtgcagatggcggacggtacgtggaggaggcgaatgaaccacgagttgcatgagctgctgggagaaccatccatcgttcccaccgcgaaaatcggacgactgatATAAATAGTGAATGATCTCACACGTGACTTTGGTGAATACGTATATAGTTAGTTAAgaatatataataaaatatcAGTCGATCTCCATCCGTCAGATTTGTTGTGTCTATAATTTTGTATTCGCTGTAATCGATAGACATTATATAGTGTAGCATGATTTGCTTTCTTGAGTTAGTAGAACCAGCGACTAATAAAGACTCGACCGTATTAAATGTTATGAACATGATTTATTGATGATTACTCTATAGAAGGCTATATGGATgatataatgtttttttttatatatagagggatgaaggcaaatctgcatacagacacctgaaattatcactcagggagtggggttggcgcggaaggcagaaggccagcccgccggacccactaaacccacccaagcaacagaaggttacttgagttaccctctctactaataccctggttcccccaggaactgcctcccagcattacttctgggggataggcagtacttaatgtactcgtTCATTCACACTCGCACAGGtactcatcccgtatgagtcttacttgggtgctcgctctaacacaccctgacactctttctgacgcaccatatgagccttacttggatgctcaccactgaaataccatgtgagtctaacttggctgctcaccctttacgcaccatatgagtctaacttggatgctcacccaaccacctgattcacgctctagcacacAAATCTGAGCCTTatttgg comes from Armigeres subalbatus isolate Guangzhou_Male chromosome 2, GZ_Asu_2, whole genome shotgun sequence and encodes:
- the LOC134217616 gene encoding uncharacterized protein LOC134217616; this translates as MTTAIIRFLHKSILHLGQCGLLGVVRQQFWPLRVKDVIRNVVHKCTVCYRMRPKRSTQLMGDLPEYRVQRSFPFAVVGVDFAGPFTVKSSASIRKPTITKGYVCVFVCMATRALHLEAVFNLSTDAFIGALQRFVSRRGIPEKIVSDNATNFVGANTELERLATTFKSEMHQKKLNAFCTQRGIEWSFIPPRSPHFGGLWEAGVKSVKHHLRPILAAHKLSYEELSTVLCQIEATLNSRPLTPSSDDPNDLTAITPAHFLIGREFQAIAEPSYGNIKQGRLSRW
- the LOC134217617 gene encoding uncharacterized protein LOC134217617, with the protein product MEYEGFHDAELADHSTTSFDVVGDWVALLSRLGLPGSIWMEYIATRNLPLSTTFENFTSNAFNNFTVSLDSSRTACSSALVRYRRPGLISRTGRRRRPGPTRLQIHAVP
- the LOC134210266 gene encoding uncharacterized protein LOC134210266, whose protein sequence is MSSFDAQQLNFPDGLELADPTFNVPGPVNILIGSGLCFKLLKHGQLDLEDYLPAVQKTHLGWLVSGVVPTTHTNVGRALCMMVTEDDVGKLLQRFWHFDSYDDCVAREGSSDDICVSHFMETYKRNEDGRYVVRLPFNDLKTQIGESRSMAEKRFLAVERRLDRDPLLKAQYAAFIREYEELGHMVEVIPEADEDASDTFYLPHHCVLKPSTTTTKLRVVFDGSAESSSGVSINQAMMVGPTVQNDFISILLQFRSHRYAISADIPKMYRQVYVHNDDTSFQRIVWRENRDQPLKTYALQTVTYGLASSPFLATMALRQLAEDDGAKFPLAAEAVKKTFYIDDMLTGADTLEESADLLRQVLGLLKAGGFNAHKICSNSNELVKMAVR
- the LOC134210267 gene encoding uncharacterized protein LOC134210267; translation: MAKNAKNRKNTPVESDEVQDSAAGVSIGEQISRQKQKEERRKIEEELRVLLLKKESTKMRLIRVQGALEASPENAENKHFLHLQQKLLETAYADYNYFQNQLYEISIPDEVRCEEEMKFIEFEALYSRIFVKLTTLLEVAVKAEAAPVANQQGCLPYVPPLKAPLPTFDGNYENWFAFKNMFENVMGRYQHESPAIKLYHLRNALIGSAAGVIDQDIINNNDYQAAWDTLRERYEDNQVIIDKHIDAIFNLPSMNKDSAVGLRKIIDTCSKNVDGLKNLQLPVDGLGEMMLLNVLSKKMDLETRKAWELNKGHEDLQDYDSTMEFLKERCRVYEKISRCSKTTAEAVKSVRTTGKAESRVQSLVATSGKCSHCKSDHELWKCEQFKKASLSDNYLPLRKSGSCFNCLEKGHVTSRCSSEHSCKVCSSRHHTYLHKDHSLKETHSLKPTSAAKKEVPESLAESTTTSSQSTEGNVGGTVLCTSVKT